The proteins below come from a single Solea solea chromosome 6, fSolSol10.1, whole genome shotgun sequence genomic window:
- the rh50 gene encoding rh50-like protein, whose amino-acid sequence MSTSLKVRLPVFVLVMEVVIMALFAVFVTYDDNANARLQNNQTNPMENSLYRDYPYFADVQVMIFVGFGCLLAFFRFYGFSGMVFNFLTAAFSIQWAILMQGFFQFYYDGKIHLAVINLLNAEFACAVVLISFGAVIGKTSPIQLLVMALLEIPIFAVVEWAVLKYIRINDAGGSILIHLFACYFGLGVTFVLYRPSLNDGHVKEITCYQSDILSVLGTLFLWVFWPSFNSALTFKGDDQHRAVLHTFIGLSSSTITAFALSAVFNKRGKLTMADIQNVTLAGGVTVGASVDMMISPVAAYALGIMGCTACFFGYRYLTPFLARRMRIQDQCGIHNLHGLTGLISSTAGICAILLANEETYGPSMYQIFSHRAPPVGDPKLLELQRLIPGLKPGLGRTAEEQALYQVAAIFSTIAAATVGGLLTGLVMKLPVMASPTDEDCFDDMLFFDTPSDFDSGVLKIPLNYIEKESNKIV is encoded by the coding sequence ATGTCGACAAGCTTGAAGGTGCGTCTGCCGGTGTTCGTGCTGGTGATGGAGGTCGTCATCATGGCTCTGTTTGCTGTTTTCGTTACTTACGATGACAATGCCAATGCTCGGCTGCAGAACAACCAGACCAACCCGATGGAGAACTCCCTGTATCGTGACTATCCTTACTTTGCTGACGTGCAGGTGATGATCTTCGTAGGTTTTGGTTGCCTTCTCGCCTTTTTCCGATTCTACGGCTTTAGTGGAATGGTGTTCAACTTTCTTACGGCTGCATTTTCGATCCAGTGGGCCATCCTGATGCAAGGCTTCTTCCAGTTTTACTATGATGGAAAGATTCACCTGGCTGTCATCAACCTGCTGAATGCAGAGTTTGCCTGTGCTGTGGTGCTCATCTCTTTTGGAGCTGTGATTGGAAAGACGAGTCCCATTCAGCTCCTGGTGATGGCTTTGCTGGAGATCCCCATCTTTGCTGTGGTAGAGTGGGCCGTACTGAAATACATCAGAATCAATGATGCAGGGGGCAGTATCCTCATTCACTTGTTTGCATGCTACTTTGGCCTAGGAGTGACTTTTGTACTGTACCGTCCGAGCCTGAATGATGGCCATGTTAAAGAGATAacctgttatcagtcagacatCCTATCTGTCCTGGGGACCTTGTTCCTTTGGGTCTTCTGGCCTTCTTTCAACTCTGCCCTGACCTTTAAGGGTGACGATCAACACAGAGCAGTACTCCACACTTTTATCGGCTTAAGTTCGTCAACAATCACCGCCTTTGCACTGTCTGCAGTGTTCAACAAAAGAGGTAAACTCACCATGGctgacatccaaaatgtgactttggCAGGTGGAGTAACTGTTGGAGCTTCTGTGGACATGATGATTTCTCCTGTAGCTGCATACGCGCTGGGCATCATGGGCTGCACTGCATGTTTCTTTGGATATAGGTATCTGACTCCCTTTTTAGCTCGGAGAATGAGAATCCAAGACCAGTGTGGTATTCACAATCTCCACGGGCTCACTGGCCTGATTTCATCCACAGCAGGAATCTGTGCCATCCTCTTGGCCAATGAGGAGACCTATGGGCCCAGCATGTACCAGATCTTCTCCCACCGAGCTCCACCTGTGGGAGATCCAAAGCTGCTGGAGCTCCAGAGGTTGATTCCTGGACTGAAGCCGGGCTTGGGCCGCACTGCAGAGGAACAAGCACTCTACCAGGTCGCTGCGATCTTCTCTACCATTGCAGCAGCTACAGTTGGTGGTCTGCTCACTGGTTTGGTCATGAAGTTGCCCGTCATGGCGTCCCCAACTGATGAGGACTGCTTTGATGATATGCTCTTCTTTGACACCCCGTCAGACTTTGACAGTGGTGTCCTAAAGATCCCTTTAAACTACATTGAAAAGGAGTCAAACAAAATTGTCTGA